Below is a genomic region from Thermococcus sp. EP1.
GCAAACTAAAACCATTAGGCCCATTCCATGGATTACCTCCCAGTTCTGCAAAGTAGAACTCTAAAGTGTAAGTCTCCCCTGTGTCAAGCATTTTAAATTTAAGTAAATCAAGGTGATTTGGAACAAACACTTTGTTTGTAGCGTAAGTATATGTGCCAGGTCCATGATCATCTCCCTGGGGATCATCAACCTCAATTATTACATTTGTACTTGTTGTGACAGGTATCATTTTCACCACTGCTCTCTTTTGATTTTCGGCATCATAACTGTTTAATTGCTCTTCTTGAGTAGGCTTAAAGCCTTCTGGAGCTAATAGATCATAGACTCTTG
It encodes:
- a CDS encoding glucodextranase DOMON-like domain-containing protein translates to RVYDLLAPEGFKPTQEEQLNSYDAENQKRAVVKMIPVTTSTNVIIEVDDPQGDDHGPGTYTYATNKVFVPNHLDLLKFKMLDTGETYTLEFYFAELGGNPWNGPNGFSL